One region of Verrucomicrobiia bacterium genomic DNA includes:
- a CDS encoding RHS repeat-associated core domain-containing protein, whose amino-acid sequence MNDACNEGVLLATVIHHGPDAGVYFPFYDGNGNVMGYVRGADGLLVVQYEYGPFGELLRATGPLSQTFNPLFSTKYLDWETGLLYYGHRYYNPTTGRWPNRDPIQERGGLNLYGFVLNNPANYIDKHGLYNPITGPDGKPAGPGSGLPDPTIFLPPNLQPPPSAPKPKSKCPCPFSLSKLGFPGEAGGGLSAGAGMLLPVAGIGPSIGFEGSVAAMVTTECRFCISAQVTFLLGVGVMGSASIGPGVSYSPRGLEGPGAGVGFGVSVGGVEGAPVGVTGAVDVDLLNGGVAGAVTRLGPTIAIAAYGRGFVSCTGCADPLNGSWMERVLPQQVAQQRLLQCIAVNVAKLLREASQ is encoded by the coding sequence TTGAACGATGCTTGCAACGAGGGCGTGTTGCTGGCGACGGTGATTCATCATGGCCCGGATGCGGGGGTGTATTTTCCGTTCTATGATGGGAATGGGAATGTGATGGGGTATGTGCGGGGGGCGGATGGCTTGTTGGTGGTGCAATATGAGTACGGCCCCTTTGGCGAACTCCTCCGCGCCACCGGGCCCCTCTCCCAGACCTTCAACCCTCTCTTCTCCACCAAATACCTCGACTGGGAAACCGGCCTCCTCTACTACGGCCATCGCTACTACAATCCCACCACTGGAAGGTGGCCAAACAGAGACCCCATCCAAGAACGCGGCGGACTGAACCTGTATGGCTTTGTTCTCAACAATCCAGCGAATTACATCGACAAGCACGGCCTCTACAATCCAATCACAGGCCCGGATGGGAAACCCGCCGGACCGGGTTCGGGCTTGCCAGATCCGACGATTTTTCTTCCTCCGAATTTACAGCCGCCGCCATCAGCGCCAAAGCCGAAGAGTAAGTGCCCATGTCCCTTTTCGTTGAGTAAACTGGGATTTCCCGGAGAAGCCGGCGGTGGGCTGTCAGCCGGCGCTGGAATGTTGCTTCCGGTAGCCGGCATTGGACCGTCAATCGGCTTTGAGGGATCAGTCGCAGCGATGGTGACGACGGAGTGTCGCTTCTGCATTTCAGCTCAGGTGACATTTCTTTTGGGCGTCGGAGTAATGGGAAGCGCGAGCATTGGGCCTGGTGTCAGTTATAGTCCGCGTGGTCTGGAAGGACCAGGAGCGGGAGTCGGTTTTGGAGTAAGCGTAGGCGGCGTGGAAGGCGCACCAGTTGGCGTTACGGGGGCAGTTGACGTGGATTTGTTGAATGGTGGAGTCGCAGGGGCTGTAACACGTCTCGGCCCGACGATTGCGATTGCAGCTTACGGACGCGGTTTTGTCTCTTGCACTGGTTGCGCAGATCCGCTTAACGGAAGCTGGATGGAAAGAGTTCTTCCTCAACAAGTCGCCCAGCAACGGCTGCTTCAATGCATTGCGGTCAACGTGGCGAAGCTTCTGCGTGAAGCTTCCCAATAG
- a CDS encoding LamG domain-containing protein, giving the protein MKKTLPIILIAITVTLVPSPQAYSQASTSGLVAYYPLDGNGLDAVGTNHAAGTNGIRWTAGKQGACAGFDGNCYMEIPHSATLEPSNITAAAWFNLNSNLTGYGRILSKDAGGGGNRSYFIQSYRDTSTTCLIKWGIFSPSGADWIVSTNCQIQPGQWHHVAGTYDGHTSCLFVDGALVAAQIFEGPRFREGTSSLNVGALGQYEYFNGWVDEVRIYNRALSGSEIQSLAAMGPALALQMYAGVTINGIIGETYVIEYATQLNSHVWNTVTNITLQHTPFTFIDWNSPGNTARFYRAVLQNQ; this is encoded by the coding sequence ATGAAAAAAACCTTGCCCATAATATTGATCGCGATAACCGTGACCTTGGTCCCATCCCCCCAAGCATACAGCCAGGCTTCTACCAGTGGCCTGGTGGCCTATTATCCGCTTGACGGTAATGGCCTGGATGCCGTGGGGACCAACCATGCCGCGGGCACAAATGGAATCAGGTGGACCGCCGGCAAACAAGGTGCGTGTGCCGGATTTGATGGAAATTGTTACATGGAAATTCCCCACAGCGCCACGCTCGAGCCGAGCAATATCACCGCCGCCGCCTGGTTCAACCTCAACAGCAACCTGACCGGATACGGCAGGATATTGAGCAAGGACGCTGGTGGCGGTGGCAACCGGAGTTATTTCATTCAATCCTACAGAGACACAAGTACCACCTGCCTGATTAAGTGGGGTATCTTTAGTCCTTCAGGGGCCGATTGGATCGTATCAACAAATTGCCAGATTCAACCCGGCCAATGGCATCACGTCGCGGGGACTTACGATGGCCATACGAGTTGCTTGTTCGTGGATGGAGCCCTGGTGGCCGCGCAAATCTTTGAAGGGCCCCGGTTTCGCGAGGGAACCAGCAGCCTTAACGTTGGCGCGCTTGGGCAGTACGAATATTTCAATGGATGGGTGGACGAGGTCCGCATCTATAACCGCGCGTTATCAGGCTCCGAAATCCAGTCCCTCGCCGCCATGGGGCCCGCCCTGGCTCTGCAAATGTATGCCGGCGTGACCATCAACGGGATCATTGGTGAAACTTACGTCATAGAATACGCCACCCAGTTGAACAGCCATGTTTGGAACACTGTCACCAACATAACTCTTCAACATACTCCCTTCACCTTCATTGATTGGAACTCACCAGGCAACACCGCAAGGTTTTATCGCGCGGTACTGCAAAACCAGTAA